From one Trifolium pratense cultivar HEN17-A07 linkage group LG1, ARS_RC_1.1, whole genome shotgun sequence genomic stretch:
- the LOC123906856 gene encoding phospholipase A1 PLIP2, chloroplastic — METMCLKTGIVPSISIGGSLETRATPTTVSAVARSTGDKQPSSQKSLFSRFSFRYPLESLWSRGGSGNRTFSGLSLDDAVLADNNGEMKSVDGDDRQRENWVLKILHVKSVWKGERGNQRDEEETSNDQNNDDDDEVCDTCIVDDDEKEDEFEIDRDSFSKMLRRVSLGEARLYAQMSHLGSLAYSIPNIKPGKLLKHYGLRFVTSSLEKKELAAKSEKNSQEVEVKEKSEKDHQEVEVKEKQVETKEPNNGGYRISAATAYNIAASAASYLHTQTRSILPFKSSNAAAGEENNESLNMMNTEVASLMATTDSVTAVVAAKEEVKQAVADDLNSTRSSPCEWFICDDNQSGTRFFVIQGSESLASWQANLLFEPVKFEGLDVLVHRGIYEAAKGIYLQMLPEVQAHLKSRGSRATFRFTGHSLGGSLALLVNLMLFIREDVPISSLLPVITFGSPSIMCGGDTLLDKLGLPRSHVQAIMMHRDIVPRAFSCNYPDHVAKILKAINANFRNHPCLNNQKLLYTPMGELLILQPDEKFSPSHDLLPQGSGLYLLCCPLSEPNDIDKKLRAAQLMFLNTPHPLEILSDRSAYGSGGNIQRDHDMSSYLKTVRSVIRQELNQIRKSMREKRRKVWWPLVLPRRVDTNIVVGKSVIAVNIGQRQSPFTGMMKTGKESLKRFSRLVASQHMHLFVLLFFPARMLLLGAYSLISVR; from the exons atggaaactATGTGTTTAAAAACTGGGATAGTTCCTTCGATCTCCATTGGTGGATCATTAGAAACACGCGCCACCCCAACTACGGTAAGTGCGGTGGCTCGTTCTACCGGAGATAAACAACCGTCCTCACAAAAGTCTTTATTTTCTAGATTCTCTTTTAGATACCCATTGGAATCTCTATGGTCACGAGGTGGTTCTGGGAATAGAACGTTCAGTGGTTTGTCTCTTGACGACGCCGTTTTGGCTGATAACAACGGAGAAATGAAATCTGTTGATGGTGATGATCGGCAGAGAGAGAATTGGGTTTTGAAGATTTTGCATGTTAAGTCTGTGTGGAAAGGTGAACGAGGGAATCAAAGAGATGAAGAAGAAACTAGCAACGATCAaaacaatgatgatgatgatgaagtttgtgatacttgtattgttgatgatgacgaaaaagaagatgaatttgaaattgatAGAGATTCGTTTTCAAAAATGTTGAGGAGGGTCTCTTTAGGTGAAGCTAGATTGTATGCACAAATGTCACACTTGGGAAGTTTGGCTTATTCTATACCCAATATCAAG CCAGGGAAACTGTTAAAACATTACGGTCTGCGTTTTGTAACGTCCTCGCTAGAGAAAAAGGAACTAGCAGCAAAATCTGAGAAAAATTCTCAGGAAGTTGAAGTTAAAGAGAAATCTGAGAAAGATCATCAGGAAGTTGAAGTTAAAGAGAAGCAAGTAGAAACAAAAGAGCCAAATAACGGTGGATATAGGATAAGTGCGGCGACTGCTTATAATATTGCTGCCTCTGCTGCATCTTATCTGCACACTCAGACAAGGAGCATACTTCCATTCAAATCTTCAAATGCGGCAGCTGGTGAAGAAAACAATGAAAGCCTTAACATGATGAACACAGAGGTGGCATCTTTGATGGCAACTACTGATTCAGTGACAGCAGTGGTTGCAGCAAAGGAGGAAGTAAAGCAGGCTGTTGCAGATGATCTTAACTCAACTCGTTCATCACCTTGCGAATGGTTCATCTGCGATGATAACCAGAGTGGTACAAGATTTTTTGTTATTCAG GGTTCGGAGTCATTAGCATCTTGGCAAGCAAACCTACTTTTTGAACCGGTTAAATTCGAG ggtttggatgtacttgttcaCAGAGGTATATATGAGGCTGCTAAAGGGATATATCTACAGATGTTGCCGGAAGTTCAAGCACACCTAAAATCTCGAGGTTCTCGTGCAACTTTTCGCTTCACTGGACATTCTCTTGGTGGAAGTTTGGCATTACTTGTAAATCTCATGCTCTTCATAAGAGAAGATGTACCTATCTCCTCTCTACTTCCTGTGATAACATTTGGTTCCCCCTCCATCATGTGTGGAGGTGACACTCTACTAGACAAGCTCGGTCTTCCGCGTAGTCATGTTCAGGCAATTATGATGCATAGAGACATAGTACCGCGAGCGTTTTCTTGCAATTACCCTGACCATGTTGCGAAAATCTTGAAGGCTATCAATGCCAACTTCCGAAATCACCCATGTCTCAATAACCAA AAGCTACTATACACACCAATGGGTGAACTATTAATTCTACAACCTGATGAGAAATTTTCACCAAGCCATGATCTTCTACCACAAGGAAGTGGTCTATATCTTTTGTGTTGTCCTTTGTCAGAACCTAATGACATAGACAAGAAGCTCCGAGCCGCACAGTTGATGTTCTTGAACACACCTCATCCACTCGAAATATTAAGCGACAGATCCGCATATGGATCTGGAGGAAACATACAAAGAGATCATGACATGAGCTCTTACTTAAAGACAGTAAGAAGCGTGATTCGCCAAGAACTTAACCAAATCCGAAAATCAATGCGCGAGAAAAGGCGCAAAGTATGGTGGCCTCTTGTATTACCAAGAAGAGTTGATACTAACATTGTTGTTGGCAAGTCTGTAATAGCAGTCAATATCGGCCAACGCCAGTCGCCGTTCACCGGCATGATGAAGACAGGCAAAGAGTCTTTGAAAAGGTTTAGTAGACTAGTTGCATCTCAACATATGCATTTGTTTGTGTTACTTTTTTTTCCTGCTAGGATGTTACTCTTGGGTGCTTATAGCTTAATTAGCGTTAgatga
- the LOC123906836 gene encoding exocyst complex component SEC15A-like — MDVKPKRRSKVENGDEGEDLVLATLVANGDDISPLVRHAFEMGRPEGLLRQLNFVVKKKEAEIEDMCKTHYEEFILAVDELRGVLVDAEELKSELQSDNYKLQQVGTTLLLKLEELLESYSVKKNVTEAIKMSMNCIQVLELCVKCNNHISEGQFYPALKTVDLLEKSYLQNIPARALKLVIERRIPSIKWHIEKKVCGQVNEWMVLIRSSCKKIGQTAIGRTQSVRQRDEENLERQRRVEDQNVPGLDDRVYNLDVVETDDDSAMQFDLTPLYRACHIHSCMGILEQFHEYYYKNRLLQLNSDLEISSSQPFVESYQTLLAQIAGYFIVEDKVLRTAGGLLVEDQVETMWETALSKMTSMLDMQFSRMNSATNLLLIKDYVTLVGSTLRKYGYDISPLLDVLDNCRDKYHLLLLADCRKQIIDVIQNDSYEQMVINRDTDYENHVLSFNLQTSDIMPAFPYVMPFSSMVPDVCRTVTSFIKGSVDYLAHGVRTSFFDIVRKYLDKFLIEALNGTLLDIIKGKSISVSQAMQIAANISVLERACDFFLRHAAQLCGCGASVRSIDKPQAALAAKALLKSSREQAYNSLLNLVNTKLDEYMKLTEIILWTSEEEKQKENEYIHEVVFYLDSLMSTAQQILPLDAMYKVGTGALQHVSFIIMSAFTSDSIKRFNVNAVMSLNNDLTMLEGFADEKFYSSGLAEIYKEGSFKSCLIEPRQLINLLSSSQPENFMNPVIREKNYFKLDYKKVATICDKFKDSPDGIFGSLSNKNAKQTAKKKSMDMLKKRLKDFN, encoded by the coding sequence ATGGATGTGAAACCAAAAAGAAGAAGTAAGGTAGAGAATGGTGATGAAGGAGAGGATTTAGTTCTAGCTACTTTAGTTGCTAATGGTGATGATATAAGTCCTCTTGTAAGGCATGCCTTTGAAATGGGACGCCCCGAGGGGCTCCTTCGCCAGCTTAATTTTGTTGTTAAGAAAAAAGAAGCTGAAATTGAAGACATGTGCAAAACTCACTATGAAGAATTCATCCTCGCAGTCGATGAACTTCGTGGTGTGTTGGTTGATGCAGAAGAGTTAAAGAGTGAACTACAAAGTGATAATTACAAGCTTCAGCAAGTTGGAACAACCCTTCTTCTCAAACTTGAGGAGCTTCTTGAATCTTATTCTGTCAAGAAGAATGTCACAGAAGCTATCAAGATGTCAATGAACTGTATTCAGGTGTTGGAGCTTTGTGTCAAATGTAATAATCATATTTCTGAGGGACAGTTTTATCCTGCATTGAAAACCGTTGATTTGCTCGAGAAGAGTTACCTGCAGAATATTCCGGCTAGAGCTCTTAAATTGGTGATAGAGAGGAGAATTCCTTCAATAAAATGGCATATTGAGAAGAAAGTTTGTGGTCAAGTTAATGAGTGGATGGTCCTTATACGTAGTTCTTGCAAAAAAATCGGGCAAACAGCGATCGGTCGCACTCAGTCAGTTCGTCAAAGGGACGAAGAAAATCTAGAAAGGCAGAGAAGGGTTGAGGATCAAAATGTTCCGGGTTTGGATGATCGAGTATATAATTTGGATGTTGTAGAAACTGATGACGATTCTGCTATGCAATTTGATCTCACGCCGCTTTACCGTGCTTGTCATATTCATAGTTGTATGGGGATTCTAGAGCAATTTCATGAATACTATTATAAGAATAGGTTGTTACAATTGAATTCGGATTTGGAGATATCTTCATCACAGCCTTTTGTTGAATCATATCAGACACTTTTAGCTCAAATTGCGGGGTATTTCATTGTCGAGGATAAGGTTTTAAGGACTGCTGGAGGGCTCTTAGTAGAGGATCAGGTTGAAACTATGTGGGAGACTGCTTTGTCTAAAATGACATCAATGTTGGATATGCAATTCTCGCGTATGAACTCTGCGACTAATCTTCTCTTGATTAAGGATTATGTTACACTTGTCGGTTCTACTCTTAGAAAATATGGATATGATATAAGTCCTCTACTCGATGTTCTTGATAACTGTCGCGACAAATACCACTTGCTTCTTTTGGCAGATTGTAGGAAACAGATTATCGATGTTATTCAAAATGACTCGTATGAACAAATGGTGATAAATAGAGATACTGATTATGAGAATCATGTTCTGTCATTTAATCTTCAAACTTCAGATATTATGCCTGCTTTTCCTTATGTTATGCCGTTTTCTTCGATGGTACCTGATGTTTGTCGCACTGTGACATCTTTCATCAAAGGCTCTGTTGATTACTTGGCTCATGGTGTAAGAACCAGTTTCTTTGATATTGTGAGGAAGTATTTGGACAAGTTTCTGATTGAAGCGTTAAATGGTACGTTACTCGACATAATAAAAGGTAAAAGTATCAGTGTCTCTCAAGCTATGCAGATTGCTGCAAATATTTCTGTTCTTGAAAGAGCTTGTGATTTTTTCCTTAGACATGCTGCTCAATTATGTGGATGCGGTGCCTCAGTTCGATCAATCGATAAGCCTCAAGCTGCATTAGCTGCAAAGGCGTTATTGAAATCTTCAAGGGAACAAGCTTATAATTCCTTGCTGAATTTAGTCAACACGAAATTAGACGAGTATATGAAACTTACAGAAATTATTCTTTGGActtcagaagaagaaaaacagaagGAAAACGAGTACATACATGAAGTTGTTTTTTACCTTGATTCACTCATGTCGACAGCACAACAAATTTTACCATTGGATGCTATGTACAAAGTTGGAACTGGTGCACTTCAGCATGTTTCATTTATAATTATGTCTGCTTTTACTAGTGATAGTATCAAAAGGTTTAATGTGAATGCTGTTATGTCTCTTAACAATGATCTTACGATGTTGGAGGGTTTCGCGGACGAGAAGTTTTATTCTTCTGGATTGGCTGAAATCTACAAAGAAGGTAGTTTCAAGAGTTGTTTGATAGAACCAAGACAATTAATCAATCTTTTGTCAAGTAGTCAACCTGAGAATTTCATGAATCCTGTCATAAGAGAGAAAAATTACTTTAAACTTGATTATAAAAAAGTTGCTACCATTTGTGATAAGTTCAAGGATTCTCCTGATGGTATCTTTGGAAGCCTTTCAAATAAAAATGCAAAGCAAACTGCTAAAAAGAAATCAATGGACATGCTCAAAAAGAGACTCAAGGATTTCAATTGA
- the LOC123906863 gene encoding transmembrane protein 205, whose amino-acid sequence MGRASLITIAVVFLAIGVIISPETFGPKSTALSTYIKLAHLLGFSIAFGAALWVTFIGGIIMFKNLPRHQFGNLQSKMFPAYFAMVGVCIAVTVASFGYLHPWKTSSTGEKYQLGFLISALAFNLTNLFVFTPMTVEMMKQRHKVERENNIGEEVGWSKNVEVAKKNPKLAAMNKKFGMIHGLSSLANIMSFGSLAIHSWYLAGKIDL is encoded by the exons ATGGGTAGAGCCTCCCTCATAACAATCGCAGTAGTTTTCTTAGCAATCGGAGTAATTATCTCTCCTGAAACATTCGGACCAAAATCAACCGCTCTTTCAACTTACATCAAACTAGCTCACCTTCTCGGTTTCTCCATCGCTTTCGGCGCCGCTCTATGGGTAACTTTCATCGGCGGTATCATCATGTTCAa gAATTTACCTAGGCATCAATTTGGTAATTTGCAAAGCAAGATGTTTCCAGCTTATTTTGCAATGGTTGGTGTTTGTATTGCTGTTACAGTGGCTTCTTTTGGGTATCTTCATCCCTGGAAAACTTCTTCCACTGGTGAAAAATACCAACTTGGTTTCTTGATTTCTGCTCTTGCATTCAATCTTACTAATTTGTTCGTCTTTACACCCATGACCGTCGAG ATGATGAAACAAAGGCATAAAGTGGAGAGAGAGAATAATATTGGAGAGGAAGTTGGGTGGTCAAAAAATGTCGAAGTGGCAAAGAAAAACCCAAAGCTTGCAGCGATGAATAAGAAGTTTGGTATGATTCATGGATTATCTTCCCTTGCCAATATCATGTCATTTGGAAGCCTTGCAATACACTCTTGGTACTTGGCAGGTAAAATTGATCTCTGA
- the LOC123906845 gene encoding transcription initiation factor TFIID subunit 13, which translates to MSNSAAGTSSKTRAASSQPSEPSSKRRRGVFHRELQHMMYGFGDDPNPLPESVALMDDIVVEYITELVHKAQDIGSQRGKLSVEDFLYLIRKDAPKLNRCTELLSMNEELKQARKLFEHDDENLRKTFEDDADG; encoded by the exons ATGAGCAATTCCGCGGCTGGAACCTCATCAAAAACAAGAGCAGCTTCCTCACAACCATCAGAACCTTCATCCAAGCGCAGAAGAGGAGTTTTCCATAGAgaat TGCAGCACATGATGTATGGCTTCGGAGATGATCCTAAT CCACTTCCTGAAAGTGTGGCACTTATGGATGACATCGTTGTAGAATATATTACAGAACTG gtACATAAAGCACAAGATATTGGATCACAGAGGGGGAAGCTATCAGTTGAGGATTTCCTCTATTTGATTCGCAAG GATGCGCCAAAACTTAACCGATGTACGGAACTGTTGTCTATGAATGAAGAGCTGAAACAAGCAAGAAAACTTTTTGAACATGATGACGAGAATCTGaggaagacttttgaggatGATGCAGATGGATGA